The sequence below is a genomic window from Sorangiineae bacterium MSr12523.
GAAGTCGTGGGCGCCCCCGACGACCTTCTCGCCGTGGCGCGTGAGCGCGCCCAGGAGATCGCGGCCAAACCGCCGCGCGCCGTGCGGCTCACCAAGGCGCTCACACGCAGCCCGCAAGCCGAAGTCCTCGCCCGCGTTCACGAGGAGGCAAAGCACTTCGCCGACCGCGTCACCTCCGACGAAGCGCGCGAAGCCTTCACCGCCTTCATCGAGCGGCGCCCGGCCAACTTCGCGAATTTCTCTTAAGGCTCCGTGCGCTCCCGGGCCGCCTCGAGCTCGCTGCGCAGTCGCGCCGGCGTCCACCCATCCTCGAGGGCTCGTGAGACCAACTCGGCCTGCGACGCGGGCGCAAGCCCCCCAATCGGCGGATCGCGATCCAGATTGGTGGGAAAAGGATAGCCCTCCGCCGCGGCCGCGATGACATTGGGCAGTGCACCGTCCCCCTTGCGCTGCAAAAGCACGGGATAGAGCGCATTCACCATGCGCTCCCGATTCACGCTCTCCATGGCGCGCCCGAAGGCCGACGAGATCTGCAGCAGGTTCGCCATGCGCCGAGTATCCGCCGTGCGATTGTGCCCTGCCGCGTGGAACAAGGCCGGATTGAAGAACACCGCATCCCCCTTTTCCAAAGGCCATTGAGCCTTGTGCTCATCGAAGTAAGCCCGAAACTCCGGCCGGCGCCATGCGAGATACCCCAACTCGTATCTCTGCGAATAAGGCAAATACAGCGTGGGCCCGCTCTCCAACGGCATAGGTCCATGGGCCACCGCTCCCTGCAGCGTCAGCACGGGGGAGAGGCGGTGCACGTGCGGGGGGCATCGCGCGGTAAAATCATCCGATTGAAAACCGAGATGGTAATCCCGATGGGGAAGCTGCGCTTGCCCGCCGGGATTGACCACGTTGACCTGCGACGTTACCTGGTAATTCGGCCCTAGCCACGCCAGCGATACGAGCGCCAACATGTCGTTCGCATAATAGTCGGCGAAAACCTCGGGGGCCGACACCGCCAGCTTTTCCAGCGCATTCCAAACGCGATCGTTTTCCCCAGGCTTGGCGAAGTGATCGCCCGAGGCCGCGCCGCGGGCGCGTTGCTCGGCAATCATCGCGAAGAAGGACTCCGTGGCCCGGTCGACAACCGGCCCATGAAATGCGCCACGCAACAGAATGAGCCCTGGCCCGTCGCTCAACGCGGAAACCCATTCGCGCGCCACGCCTTCGCGTCCTGCAGCCGTTTCCAAGACGCCACGTAACCGCGGGCAGTCGTACACGATGCCCTTCTGCGCGAAACCATCCGCGTGCGGGTAATCGCGCGGATCCGGCGTTTGCTCGACCAGCGCGCGAAACTCGTCCAACTTGCATGCATCGTCGGAAAACCAGCGAATGTCGGAGCGATCAGCCATCCTTGCAGCCTAATGCCACATGGCGCTTTTTCGCTTCGCTCGCCGTCACCGATCGCGGACTCGTGCCCCACCGCGTGAGCACGACGCGGTATGCAGCACACGCGCCCGCCGCATCGCCGGATTGCTCCTTCGCCTGCCCCAGCCAAAGGTGCGAGAGGGTCGTCGTGAACGGGCGCTCCAGGCAGTCACAGCTTCGCGTCGCCGACTCGAGCAGACGGATCGCCTCCGCGGATTGCCCCGCCATGAGCGCGAGGCGGCCTTCGTACATCTCGGCAAGTTGACCTCCGTCCGCCGACGAAGGCGCCACTTCCGCGGGACGGCGGCTCCAAGCATCGAGCGCCACCTCGCGCGTCTCGCTCGCTGGCCCCCAATGCAGCGCCCACGCCTCGCGCGCGGTCATCGTCGCACGCGCCCGCGATTCCCAGCGGTCTGCCGCGAACCCCCACTGCTCGCGCGAAATCTTGCCGTGCTGCAGGAGCATCGCCAAGAGAACCGGCTCGTACGGCCCCGCGCCCGCACCGCCCTCGACCCACGCGTCCTTGCGCCGCACGAATTGATCCACGAGAGCGGCCGCCTGCGCCCCCTTGCCCGTCTCGTTCATGAGGTTCACCAAGGTGAGTGACGCGTGCAGCTGCTCGTAGGCCATGGGCGAATTTTTCAGTTGCCCAAGCAACTTCCCGGTGAGCTCCTCCGCGCGGCCGAAGTCCCCCGTCAGGGACGCCAGGAGCGCGCGGTAATACGTGTATCCTGCATCGCGGCGGTCCTCGGGGCCATTGGCTCGAAATTGCTCGAGCGCCATGTTCACCGATTCCGCAGAAGCGCCGTCTGCCGCCAGCGCATTCGCCAGCTCCAAATACGCCGCGGCGCTCGTGGGCACGTTGGCCAGCCAGCGTCGC
It includes:
- a CDS encoding phytanoyl-CoA dioxygenase family protein, translating into MADRSDIRWFSDDACKLDEFRALVEQTPDPRDYPHADGFAQKGIVYDCPRLRGVLETAAGREGVAREWVSALSDGPGLILLRGAFHGPVVDRATESFFAMIAEQRARGAASGDHFAKPGENDRVWNALEKLAVSAPEVFADYYANDMLALVSLAWLGPNYQVTSQVNVVNPGGQAQLPHRDYHLGFQSDDFTARCPPHVHRLSPVLTLQGAVAHGPMPLESGPTLYLPYSQRYELGYLAWRRPEFRAYFDEHKAQWPLEKGDAVFFNPALFHAAGHNRTADTRRMANLLQISSAFGRAMESVNRERMVNALYPVLLQRKGDGALPNVIAAAAEGYPFPTNLDRDPPIGGLAPASQAELVSRALEDGWTPARLRSELEAARERTEP